Proteins found in one Mixophyes fleayi isolate aMixFle1 chromosome 8, aMixFle1.hap1, whole genome shotgun sequence genomic segment:
- the PIGC gene encoding phosphatidylinositol N-acetylglucosaminyltransferase subunit C, protein MSPVLQSPNSEHYTSVTWGQEAPPPDPVGVAPPWRKVLYARQPFPDNFVDKSFLEELRKNIYVRRYRYWAVVFESAVVIQQLCSVCFFSVIWWYMDQDLLSPQKLCGVGLTFTLLGYFLFDAVDKGIGRRDSGRTHWDDLKSSLVFVAFTYGFSPVLKTLTESISTDTIYAMSVLMLLGHLVFFDYGANAAVVSSTLSINMAIFASVCLASRLPRSLHAFTMVTFAIQIFALWPSLQRKLRAYTPCAYICVTFLFALFSVAGLLSISGVGALLFFLLLMSVTFLCPYCLIRLQLFKDNIHGPWDEAEIKEDLSRFLD, encoded by the coding sequence ATGAGCCCAGTTCTGCAGAGTCCTAACTCGGAACACTATACAAGTGTAACATGGGGGCAAGAAGCTCCTCCACCAGACCCTGTCGGTGTTGCTCCCCCCTGGAGGAAGGTTTTATATGCAAGACAGCCATTTCCTGACAATTTTGTTGATAAGAGCTTCCTGGAAGAGCTGAGGAAGAACATCTATGTTCGACGGTATCGCTATTGGGCCGTGGTCTTTGAATCTGCTGTGGTAATTCAGCAACTATGCAGCGTCTGTTTCTTCTCTGTCATTTGGTGGTATATGGACCAGGATTTGCTGTCCCCTCAGAAGCTATGTGGGGTAGGTTTGACCTTTACCCTCCTTGGGTACTTCCTGTTTGATGCAGTTGACAAAGGCATAGGGCGGAGAGATAGTGGCCGGACTCACTGGGATGATCTGAAGAGTTCCCTGGTGTTTGTAGCTTTCACTTACGGTTTCTCTCCAGTACTGAAGACATTGACAGAATCAATCAGCACCGACACCATCTATGCCATGTCTGTGCTCATGCTGCTGGGACACCTTGTTTTCTTTGATTATGGGGCAAATGCAGCGGTTGTCTCTAGCACCTTGTCAATAAATATGGCCATCTTTGCATCTGTATGTCTGGCTTCGCGTCTTCCTCGCTCCCTCCATGCTTTTACTATGGTCACATTTGCCATCCAAATTTTTGCCCTTTGGCCCAGTCTACAGAGGAAACTCCGAGCTTACACTCCCTGTGCGTATATTTGTGTGACATTTCTTTTTGCCCTGTTTTCTGTGGCCGGGTTGTTGAGCATTTCTGGTGTAGGCGCCCTGCTTTTCTTCTTGCTGCTGATGTCTGTAACGTTTCTGTGTCCGTATTGCCTCATCCGATTACAGCTTTTCAAGGACAACATCCATGGTCCTTGGGATGAAGCAGAGATCAAGGAAGACCTTTCTCGTTTCCTTGACTAA